CTACCGCCCAATATGCGGGCATCCGCACTAACGATATTACCCTTTCTGCGAAACGACACCACTTGGGACCAATCGCCATGGCTGCGCAACAGCCCACCGCCAACCAGTTCTGGTCGACTCCCGAAAGCAATGCCATCCTTCACGAAGCTCTCATAACCTTTTCTCGCTTTCTCGAAATTCGTTCCAAAATAGGCAAGAATTGTTTCCTGTTCCTGCCAATCTCTGACTGCCGTGCCCATCAGAGCAGAATGCCCAGACCACTCATATTTATTCAATCCTGCCAGATCGTTAACCAACCTGGCCCGTAAAGGATTCAAATGGATATATCTGGTCAATTCCAACAAATAGGGTTCATCTTCACAGACAATCGATTTGTATCTGTTTTGGAAAAGATGGCCGGCGCGTTTATGGCGTTTGTTGAAATTGACCACATAACCGGTGAGGAGACGCCGCATGCTTGAGGAAAGCGGCTGACGACCAGTTCTAGCCAGAATATGGAAGTGGTTGGGCATAAGAACCCACGCATAGACAAGCAGAGTCTCATCACTGCAAAGACCGGCAAGCCGGATGAGGAAATCATCCCGGTCAATCCGGTTTCGAAATATCTTTGTCCGCTCAATCCCTCTCCCCATGATATGGTGCAAGGTTCCAGGAGCATCCATTCTTGGTTGTCTCGGCATGTTTTCGATAATATCCTGTTTTAAAACATAATGAAAGTGTGTTTTGCACCAACGTCCCCTATTACTATTATTCTTGGTTGTCTCGCCATGTTTTCGATAATATCCTGTTTTAAAACAAAATGAAAGTGTGTTTTGCACCAACGTCCCCTATTATAGACGAAATGACCGAACAAACAAGTCATTGCGAGTCAAATCGTAGCAGGCAAGAGAGCCTCGCGTAACTCACATCTCATTCAGCTCCTATAGATCTCGGAATCAAGACAAAAAAAAAAGGGACGCCCGGTTGGGCGTCCCTTGTAAGCCACACTGTAAGTGTGGGTTCTTGTTAATCAAACATCACTTACGGATGCAGGCTCATGATGACACCAGCAGCCCTGGTATTGGCGCCGTAGGTAATGGTCGGGTTCGTGGTTCCGGTTGCGGTGAACGACTTCTCGAAGACCATTACGGTTACTCCACCGCTATCGGTCTCACCAGTTTCCATTGTATAACTCTCTGAGTTGCTGCTGTATGTCTGGAGGTTATTCGTCTGGTTGAAGATCGTCACACTACCGTTAGCAGTTTGCAGCGCAGTTCCGGCAGTTGTGGTACCGGACGAGATGTAAACATTATTGGTGTTGTTGTTGTATCCGCCACCGACAATCGCGCTAGGTCCATACGGATTCGACTGGTTAACACCCTGATACGAAGCAACATAGGCTGCAGCACCAGTATGAGTTCCGGTTACGGTCAGACTCAAGGTCGTGCTGGTAGCCGCCTGCAGACCTGCCTCATCAAGGGTCAAGAAGAAGGAGTGTCGACGGTTACTGTTCTCGCTGACCACTACATTCAGGGGCCGACCGCCGTAGGTACCGGTCACGGTCACACCAGTAGCACCGCCGGAATCATAGGTATGCGCGGATACGACCAGCATCCTGTTGCTACCGGCACTGACCGAAACAGAACCACTCATGTTACCGGTTGTTGCAGTAAGCTGCGGTGTTGCAGTCCAGCCATTGAGAATAGTTACTCCTCCACCAAGTGTGGTTGCGGTAGCGGTCAGACCGGTGGTGACATTATTATTCGCGTCATACGCACAGACCCGGTACGAATACTGAGTGCTTTCGGTCAGACCGGTGTTGTTGTAACTGGTAGCAGTGCCGGTGTAAATGGCAGTGCCGGTACAGTTAGCAGGAGCAGTTGCGCCGGTTGCCCGAACAAGCTTGTACGGGGTAGTCGCATGCATACCAACACCAGCATCGGTAGCAGTCGGCCAGCTCAGATTGATCTGAGACGTGCTGACCGGAGTTGCAGTCAGGCTGCCGGTATGGGTCGGAGGCGTGGTATCCGGAGGAATAACCGGAGTAGTAGCCGACGCCGTCAGACCGCTGGTCACATTGTTCACCGCATCGTAGGCACAGACCCGGTAGGAATACTGGGTGTTTTCTGTCCGCCCGGTGTCGTTATAACTCAGGGCAGTGCCGGTGTAGACAGCAGTACCGGTACAGTCAGCCGGAGCCGTAGCACCTGTTGCCCTGACCAGTTTGTACGGG
The sequence above is drawn from the Pseudomonadota bacterium genome and encodes:
- a CDS encoding fibronectin type III domain-containing protein; translation: GNGPVQMVNPSANNWNITMTGVSYSANVTITDEAASNSPVVLPVTDNSPDVTPPTHTGSLTATPISYSQINLSWPAATDAKSGMHPTTPYKLVRATGATAPADCTGTAVYTGTALSYNDTGRTENTQYSYRVCAYDAVNNVTSGLTASATTPVIPPDTTPPTHTGSLTATPVSTSQINLSWPTATDAGVGMHATTPYKLVRATGATAPANCTGTAIYTGTATSYNNTGLTESTQYSYRVCAYDANNNVTTGLTATATTLGGGVTILNGWTATPQLTATTGNMSGSVSVSAGSNRMLVVSAHTYDSGGATGVTVTGTYGGRPLNVVVSENSNRRHSFFLTLDEAGLQAATSTTLSLTVTGTHTGAAAYVASYQGVNQSNPYGPSAIVGGGYNNNTNNVYISSGTTTAGTALQTANGSVTIFNQTNNLQTYSSNSESYTMETGETDSGGVTVMVFEKSFTATGTTNPTITYGANTRAAGVIMSLHP
- a CDS encoding transposase, whose translation is MQNTLSFCFKTGYYRKHGETTKNNSNRGRWCKTHFHYVLKQDIIENMPRQPRMDAPGTLHHIMGRGIERTKIFRNRIDRDDFLIRLAGLCSDETLLVYAWVLMPNHFHILARTGRQPLSSSMRRLLTGYVVNFNKRHKRAGHLFQNRYKSIVCEDEPYLLELTRYIHLNPLRARLVNDLAGLNKYEWSGHSALMGTAVRDWQEQETILAYFGTNFEKARKGYESFVKDGIAFGSRPELVGGGLLRSHGDWSQVVSFRRKGNIVSADARILGGSDFVDQLLSEVEKKEKETLRLFADKLDLTTLLVRITEDVGVEASAVKSGVRKRAVVRVRKLLCQIAVRRMGYSGAEVARFLGITTSTVNRLASGKELPEIWQNV